A region from the Triticum aestivum cultivar Chinese Spring chromosome 3D, IWGSC CS RefSeq v2.1, whole genome shotgun sequence genome encodes:
- the LOC123080893 gene encoding VAMP-like protein YKT61 — MKITALLVLRSPGDASSSSSSSAGGGGAGEQQQAAVLANASDVTRFGFFQRPAAREFIVFVARTVALRTRAGTRQTVQHQEYKVHCYNQGGLCAVAFTDDHYPVRSAFSLLGKVLEEYLKSFGDSWRTAEDKATQHWQYLDDALAKYQDPAEANKLMKIQRDLDETKIILHKTIDSVLQRGERLDSLVEKSSDLSVASQMFYKQAKKTNSCCTIL, encoded by the exons ATGAAGATCACGGCGCTGCTGGTGCTCCGGTCCCCgggggacgcctcctcctcctcgtcctcctcggccggAGGGGGCGGCGCTGGGGAGCAGCAGCAGGCGGCGGTGCTGGCGAACGCGTCGGACGTGACCCGCTTCGGCTTCTTCCAGCGGCCGGCCGCGCGCGAGTTCATCGTCTTCGTCGCCCGCACCGTCGCGCTCCGCACCCGCGCCGGCACCCGCCAGACCGTCCAGCACCAAG AGTACAAGGTGCATTGCTACAACCAGGGCGGCCTCTGCGCCGTCGCCTTCACCGACGACCACTACCCCGTCCGGAGCGCCTTCTCCCTCCTCGGCAAG GTTCTTGAGGAATACCTGAAGAGTTTCGGAGACTCGTGGAGGACAGCGGAAGACAAGGCCACCCAGCATTGGCAATATCTCGACGACGCCTTGGCTAAATACCAG GATCCTGCAGAGGCCAACAAACTGATGAAGATCCAGAGAGACTTAGATGAAACCAAGATTATTCTT CACAAGACCATCGACAGCGTGCTGCAAAGGGGCGAACGACTGGATAGCCTAGTAGAGAAGAGTTCTGATCTAAGCGTCGCTTCACAG ATGTTCTACAAGCAGGCCAAGAAAACCAACTCCTGCTGCACAATCCTGTAA
- the LOC123080894 gene encoding IQ motif and SEC7 domain-containing protein 2: MRMERNGGVPAPSLALVAVWLLCCAASAAYSVPADPRRQPSPGPGRGGYRHGPAPAASPRPHHHHRQHGHSPAPASPHHAPSPSPTAGADGLPSSRPPLPVYTRAPEPQATTTPHFGFPLEPTVGVSASGPSGALPKKGDGEGYPFIGSNPTVPLPTGVTDTATVRPLPDTTRADDNAKVAGRAAEPVRAGGAMIGLLMAVLSTVALLLSSWS; the protein is encoded by the exons atgaggatggagcgcaaTGGCGGCGTCCCCGCTCCCTCTCTCGCTCTCGTCGCCGTCTGGCTTCTCTGCTGCGCCGCCTCCGCGGCCTACTCCGTGCCGGCCGACCCCAGG CGGCAACCTTCGCCTGGACCTGGACGCGGAGGCTACCGCCACGGCCCTGCACCTGCAGCGTCCCCGCGcccgcaccaccaccaccgtcaGCACGGGCACTCGCCTGCTCCGGCATCGCCGCACCacgctccgtcgccgtcgccgaccgCAGGGGCCGACGGCCTGCCATCGTCTCGCCCGCCGTTGCCGGTCTACACGCGGGCCCCGGAGCCGCAGGCGACCACCACGCCGCACTTCGGGTTCCCGCTGGAGCCGACGGTGGGCGTCTCTGCGAGCGGCCCATCCGGAGCACTGCCGAAAAAGGGAGACGGCGAGGGGTACCCGTTCATCGGCAGCAACCCCACCGTGCCGCTGCCCACCGGCGTCACCGACACCGCCACCGTGCGCCCGCTCCCGGACACGACCCGCGCCGACGACAACGCCAAG GTGGCCGGGCGTGCCGCCGAGCCAGTCCGCGCCGGGGGCGCCATGATTGGCCTCCTGATGGCCGTCCTCTCCACTGTTGCCTTGTTGCTGTCCTCCTGGAGCTAG